In Raphanus sativus cultivar WK10039 unplaced genomic scaffold, ASM80110v3 Scaffold3600, whole genome shotgun sequence, the sequence tttatttgcaaaaaacaaggaaaaagtggaaagaaatattaatataatcCTTGAGAATGTCTTTGAAAAGCATTGTGTTAATAATGCCAATCAGGTCTTAATCCTTAAAAAGTCAAATTACTttgaaaatacaataattatgGAAGTGGTTAGTGCAGAGATGTTGTTCGTTTGGTAAGACTTGAGCAAAAAAATTTGGACAAATAACAAAGCTTCCAGGGTTTGAGTGCGGCTTATTGTCGCGTCTATTCATTCCATCAAAAACTGCAAGATGATTTTCTGTTCATATGCAGATTATGTTACAGAGTTGTTGATAATAATCCTGAGATTGATGACCGTTAACAAGAAAATTAAGTATCTAACACAAGTGTAACCTgaacataataataaacaataaacacaTGTTTCGCCTAAGAttagtttcaaaagaaaaatatttcgcCTAATATTTAGAAGAAGCAAAGAGCCAGAGAGAAATTAAGCTGTTTCATCATCCTAAATAATGATCATTATTGTTgacccaaaaaaataattatcatcaTCATTTCGTGTCATGGGTATTTTAGTAATTACGTTCGTAATGGTTTATATAGATTTGCCGTTCTGTAACCGCTaatatcaaatttgaaatatttagcaCTGAGGGTAATATAGTAATTTCAATCAGCGATTGTAACCGTTCGTCTCTCTACCCGAAAGCTGAAGCAGACCTCTCGTCTTCATCCAACGGCTCTCTCGAATCTTCTCCGCTCTGATAAATTTACTTCCTTTATAAATGCTTTCATCTTTCCTCAGATTCTCCGATTTCGAATACGTAACTAGTTTGATCGGATTCCGATGGTTAGGACCATTGGCGAAGCCAGAAATTTTTTTCAAAGGGTGCACCAATAATAAAGtaagaaatattaaataaattattaaaatattaaaaaccaaatattaaaaacaacattattgtataaaaaatctaacattttataaaagCATTCTTCTTTCACTCATGGCTTGAAATCGGATCAACACTTCTTCGTTTGCGACATCATCAAGCAATTCTTTTTCtataaaacaaatgagataATCACTTAAAAGATCATCCCCCATTCGATTTCTTAGAGCTGTCTTTACTATCTTCATTGCAGAGAAGCATCTTTCAACACTTGCAGTAGCAACCGGCAAAGTCAAAACCAACTTCAAAAGCCTATAAACCAAAGGATGTGCAATATGCTTTTGCGTATCTACCATCAGAAGAGAAAGATCTCCAAGACTCTTCAGATTTTTAAATCGCTGATCATGCCGTACATTGTCGATAAAAATACCAAGTTGTTGCTCAAGAGATAAACAGTCCATAAAACTGAAGTCCTCTGGATAGAACTTAGCCAGCTTCACCAACTTTGACTTGTCGAATGCCCGAAAAGCACCAATAGGATTTAAGGAAGCCATACAAATAAGCAGCTCAGTGTTTACCTCAGTAAAACGATCGTTGAATTCCTGAAGTTGCAAATCCAAAGTTGCATTAAAGCAATTAACCTTATAGTGATGCAAATTAGTGATGTTGGTTTTTTTCCTTGGCCTCCGAGAATCGATAAAACCTTCTTCCATATCGAGCATCTGAGTATCATGTTTCtcacaaaaagaagaaactgTCAACATTAGTGAATCCCATCCATCATCTCTTACTCTCTGTAACTCCCGCTTAGTAGATTCTACTAGTGACATAGCATTCAAAATGTCTTGATCTTTCCTTTGCAAAACCATAGATAGATTCTCACATATTCCCAAAATAAGTAACATCAGATGCATATAGAACACACAATCAAATGTCTGAACATATTTGAGAAGACCATATGCCTGGCATCTCTTAGAATCATCTGCGCCATCCTTTTCGATATACTCAAGAACTTTAATAATAGTAGAAAAAAACCCAACCAAACGCAACAACGTTTTATAATGAGAACCCCACCTTGTAGTTCCAGGCCTTCGAAAAGAAATTTCTTGATTCCGTCCTTTCCCAGTGTTAATGTCACCACTAGCAATTCCAGCATTTATCTCGGCTCGATAATTTTCCCGGACTTTATCTTTTCGTTTGCAAGAAGCTCCAACCACATTCAATAACATAGAAACCATATCAAAGAAATCAGAAACCTCAAATATCTTTTTCGCAACAGCCACTACAACCAACTGAAGTTGATGAGCAAAGCAATGAACATAATATGCAGAGCTGTTTTCTTTAGAAATCAATGATCGCAGGCCATTAAACTCTCCTTTCATATTACTAGCTCCGTCATAACCTTGTCCTCTCACTTTtttcaagctcagaccataCCTAGCAAACAACTCATCAATAGCATGCTtcaaagataaagaagaagTCTCTTTCACATGGACAACTCCAACAAACCTTTCTTTGACTGCTCCTTTCTTATCAACAAATCGAAAAACAACAGCCATCTGTTCTTTGTCAGACACATCAGCAGATTCATCTACTAATAGACCAAACACTCCGTTGTCAATTTCTTCAATAACAGATTTCACTACTTCTTCTGCAAAAGCGTTTACAATATCCTTTTGAATCTCTGAAGAAACCATCTTGTTATTTCCTGGAGCATTCTCCAaaacaactttttttataaCATCATTGTGATCAGCTGTGTATTTCAGAAGTTCTAAAAAGTTTCCTTTGTTAGAAGACTCTTCTCCTTCTCTATGACCTCGAAAAGCTAATCCTTGTCGCAATAAGTATCTAGAAACATCAACAGAAGCATTTAATCTGATACGATACTCATTTTTCATCGCATTAGTCTTCTTGTACATAGCATGTACTATGGATTGACCTTGATTCATCAAATCATCACACTTCTTGACAGCATTATTGTGAGAACTGTTAAGTTCTCCTACATGGAAAGATAACCTATCAGGCTTATGCCAATTCGAGAACCCACCCCTCACAAATCCAGGATACGCATCATCTCTAAACAAGTAGCAACACAAACAATAAGCCTTTTCCTCCGATACACTGTACTCTAGCCAATTACCATACAGACCAAACCAAGCTGAATTAAATCGTCTCATTTTACCACCTATGAGTCTCTTTTCAAAGTTATGACCAAGTGGTTGACACGGACCTCTAAGAAGGTATTTGCGTCTTACCTCATCGACTTGATTTGCATTATAATCCTTGATATTTTTCCTTTTAGCAGGATCCCACGGCAAATCATCAGTATTATTAGATGGTAAAGTGTTATCAGACAGTGAAACTGATGCTTTTTTGTAGTACCGTTCCATTGATTAAGCTAAAAAACCAAAAAGTACATAACATAAATCAAAACGTATAGTATAGCAaaagtattatttataaaaattataagctATGTAAAACTTGCAAACTATCAACTGTAATCAAGAATAAAGCCTCTATCTATGATCTTGGACTTGTACGACTGGAACAAAAAATTCAGATGctatttaaataattactaaTCATAGACATTGACATTGCTGGAACAATTGAACAATTCAAAACATAATTGCACAAATATAAAGAATAGTTAATTAGTTACCAGTTTTGTATGGTATACAAGAGAAGAAAATTCTCTCAATTTGATTTGATGATTTGCACTTGCAGTTGCACGttgaagaagaagcttgagcgattaaattttgtattaagcGTAGACATAATTTAGAATAGTTAGGGTTTAACAAAAACTGTAGAGAATATAATTGGGCTTTGGAGTTAATTGTAATCTGTAATGGgctaagttatttttttttcattaaggCTTTGATGCAAGCAAATTTTAGTGGGTGCACAATTATAAATTCATGACAGTTaacactatttttttaaaaaattgggtGTGCACGTGCACCCTCACTCCACTGTGTAGCTTCGCCAATGGTTAGGACCGATCCGGTGGTGGAGATTTAGATCTGCACCATCCCTCTACATGGTGCTCCTCCGTCGTGGCGGTAGTAGCGATCTAACGCCTCCTGGAGTAACATGAACGATTCCGATTACGGTGAAAATCAGGTATAAACTCTCTTTTCCAAACACTTCTTTTCTGCAATTTTAGAACCATTGATGATAATGCGTGAATGCATACTAACGATTGCTAGTTCGTGCGTTCTGTTTTCTAACATCTTAGggtttcataaaaaataaaatggataTAGGGATTTTTAATTTACTGTGAGGACGCTGTCTTTTAATCATTACgagcaaaaaatattttaattaattattattggAAAATTGGAGCATATAACCATGAAAAAATGTTAATTGGAAGAATAGCGTTTAACCTAACAAATGTATACACGGCATCTTATATATACTCCCTTTGTTCcaatttatttgatgttttaggttattacacatatattaagaaaacacatatttttatgtagtttatcttggtaacataaaaatacattaaataaaactattttaaccaataataaaaaagtacagtattttataattggtcataaaattcaaatcatattaaattctacctagattagtgagaacatcacaTAAAATAGGACAAAATGaaaatcctaaaacaccacttaaagtgggacggagggagtataatatTACTGTGATACCCTCTCCAATTTACCGGCTCACCTgctagaaaaatatataaaaaataataacttttattGCCTCAAGTAAATCGTGTCCTCTCCCATTCCACACAATCTCCATTCTCACTTTCTTCCTCCGTGGTTTCTACCTTTCGATACACTCCTGCATCTCAGTGAGCATCTCCGTCGTTCTCTCTTCCAATCATCTCGGTGGTTCTAATCATCTCGGTGAATCTCTATTGCTTTACCGTTCTTGTTCCACCTCAAACCGTCGATTGTTGTTAGATCTCTGGAACTACGGTAAATTCTCAGGTGTTTACCTTCGAACCTTTTCATAtgttgttatttttcttttctatttgaGCTGTTGTCGGAATTAGTGTATTATAATTGATAAATCTACAACCTTGTTTCCATTGCATGTCCGATCTGATTTTTGCGGCGAATTTGGTCaattgatttagggtttaggtttccccgatttttcttattctttgttACATTGAATTGTGCATTTTAGCAGAgatacatagtaaatagtatagTAATATAGTTTGATGTATGGAATAGCATATGCTATAGAACTTGTTTGCGTGGgatcttttataaatattctattTGAAATGGAATAGAAAA encodes:
- the LOC130506730 gene encoding uncharacterized protein LOC130506730; this encodes MERYYKKASVSLSDNTLPSNNTDDLPWDPAKRKNIKDYNANQVDEVRRKYLLRGPCQPLGHNFEKRLIGGKMRRFNSAWFGLYGNWLEYSVSEEKAYCLCCYLFRDDAYPGFVRGGFSNWHKPDRLSFHVGELNSSHNNAVKKCDDLMNQGLAFRGHREGEESSNKGNFLELLKYTADHNDVIKVKSVIEEIDNGVFGLLVDESADVSDKEQMAVVFRFVDKKGAVKERFVGVVHVKETSSLSLKHAIDELFARYGLSLKKVRGQGYDGAIGSSCKRKDKVRENYRAEINAGIASGDINTGKGRNQEISFRRPGTTRWGSHYKTLLRLVGFFSTIIKEFNDRFTEVNTELLICMASLNPIGAFRAFDKSKLVKLAKFYPEDFSFMDCLSLEQQLGIFIDNVRHDQRFKNLKSLGDLSLLMVDTQKHIAHPLVYRLLKLVLTLPVATASVERCFSAMKIVKTALRNRMGDDLLSDYLICFIEKELLDDVANEEVLIRFQAMSERRMLL